A window of the Miscanthus floridulus cultivar M001 chromosome 14, ASM1932011v1, whole genome shotgun sequence genome harbors these coding sequences:
- the LOC136505205 gene encoding uncharacterized protein isoform X3 — protein sequence MDLAGMKRRELQALCKRHGLPAGGSNADLVARLEAALSGTASAEEEVAGVPARKGCLKQTDGDAAEAKKVTFAAEEGKARRLRSRVIWSPIAPKTRGKSAQARTDSAVAAAEDSISAEVAADVPVRRSRRNSVCAAEAEEAGEAVAVDRKRKRKNQENDESVAISAQVGVLSRVTRRSSLVGVGVVLPPVVEKKRGRGKAAGGSNKLVAKVQDSEPDVQNSAQVDVSARITRSRATAPVVISPTVVENKRRRKTGDARTNLELPTVSDVPRNDTPVTRSLRSRVVQVNNSMVDETHTARQLENKTQPSRPPTRRHQQVSSSVEDKNQEQTAAPNKAPILRRSGRNHSEDAEKQPEVKDPVKRSTRKSVVPATLEKEENDLIEEKNPEAHVRRSMMKSIVPVKDIKGIGEKIQNANSEDAVKQAATKGPVRGSRRKSVVSELHKKEKGLVAEKNTEAHEGRSMRKPVVPVKDIKAVVEEIKNAKGKDVEKQFVVKQSTMRSSRKSVLPDILENNSGLLAAEMNAEMNVRRSTRKSVLPNMLNEENQDQNKIARNEHFQSGKCQDDERQQKVKEPIRRSRRSVVAVPFEEQNNGLYEEKISKIPMRRSTGKSVALNEVEKVSMDDTEIVAREPERVGEEGLKLRKHKRSSLEISSSANDSRKMEDFDGQKFRKQQNAQIPNEKGNTGGTLQASNSTTLKGRSSKRIRTTASEEVRSVKEASDDIIIREATKDAHKATHENKESGSRVQEFGQVNATREEHSSGPLLVTVTPTEEISTAQSVRVVIPGSESGDNANESSDKSKQEHSDIQAVDSHLSETSGELDQSSCIAGLVLHNFDVSEDKSLMSKGEVNMGANDMLDGLSIDFTVGDREVQSPVSGEGRVGLEANASEPGQQNLANVMSTGLHAKSLQHDTDIIAEKTDKDVLPMAFPIEEHGEKYAVSPVAFEKSVDSEASACESAGKPLTGIFCNDLHTKHLQHDSDVLTKETGEASGAALPISESDTNPEIQCNAEESIRAADLGKCPSRVSKGSPYSTSLPLESADDDCILPVLNGDKGCSSDGRPSSFGLEFLFAEACEQSYSKNIENTVGDCEERSPISGEGRVGLEANASESGEKNIADIMSTGLYAKSLQHDTDIIGEETDKDVLPMAFPIEEHGEKYAVSPVAVEKSVGSEASACESAGKPLTGIFCNDLHTKHLQHDSDVLTKETGEASGAAPPISESDTNPENQCNAEESIRAADLGKCLSRVSNGNPYSTSLQLEGAADDCILPVLNADKGCSSDGRPSSFGLELLFVEACKESYSKNIENTVGDCEERSPISGEGRVGLEANASKSGEKNIADIMSTGLYAKSLQHDTDIIAEETGKVAEESIRAADLGKCPSRCSIGNPLSTSLHLEGAADDTSLPVVNADKGCSSDGRPSSFDLELMFAEECKESYSRNAENSAVEIDGGNKPSTPVIPGFYVQSDCLEDEDVQPTECDADKKLDDDEGVVEAEAQEKSNDQHVPAKTDLNMKLNDELAGPGTESSCSITEKNAGLVADNLDEQAIILVQHGDVQEGDLKKPSPCSTTPECKHKCGLPEETVLPPKNTGSLSSAEQSPFGLESLFSQENIDESMRFATAHTKNGLDDSKDCHVKSALENTLVSEPFSHHEGISKNDDRMHTSQKDYIMAGIDITFDGGNTAVEIDGGNKPSTPVTPGFYVRSDCLEDDVQPTECDADKKLDVDEGVAEEVLAQEKSNDQHIPAKTDLNMKLNDELASPGTESGCSITEKNGRLVADILNQQAIIQVQQGDWQEGDLEKPSLCSAKPECKHECDLPEETVLPSRNTGPLPSAGQSPFGLESLFSQESIDKSVGYGALASATAHTENGFDDSKGCHVKSALENTHVSEPFSHDDISKNDDCMGTSQQDIGMEGLPEANLDEERVLSVFSLDAKHIKEVINFEEVACEGEGSKKFVHSEELKASYEKTNVNGPDGNAHGITDAVLSSALHTPDSDNYEICLGSNTDVLHQGHNDQCSDDTEDIIEDASAKYIERGIVLLSGKGRSNLKDGELNTKLEGAKVVESGLYFNKDIGNILDSGSVAGEIAPSGSGLSKDSSEYRQEVLDGFSMQTSLDGSSMCGEKIGCRVDAIENEGALSEEATCTMKNYAGTCSSNPRELLMELQSLFSKGNTKESDPHDCLAFPSAENSGDESINVEQRVKVHHSSDLSHLDELIGCSNTEMLRQGHNHKDRSNVDRVEQVASEPCTNDIVEAAATAKCIESGQVLPPSEERSNLNDGQLNPKLESPNIIVSGLNCDKDVCNTSDNGSIVAIVGERTPSGSGLPEDYPKDHYPRQELLDGFSVESSLQGTIFGKTIVSGVAGIGNPSSSLATPDYKYEGALSEEAVCRMKNYTGTSSVDPRHLVMDLQSLFSEGSTEKSDLQDNLAFPGAESGRDERIICHVERLVDTHVSSEPDTYQGPCRDLSRHEEKESCVSVPMQVKESGGFLRSSHMKGSLTSVQIDLADDAHLIERDIVAAVEVLCEEKVERKSMPTSDSDILQEKSYSNGHGICQSRSQKHLIEANSRLFSCGTEVVHQDHKECNEPNEGKFSPKALVENMTEDAPIEGIGSSMMVPLISGMSEIPDEQLSTKMSDEIEELSFSCDKDTIENFCTGPAKRDLYPLPKDFHIDSCQKQEVPEVLSSPKSAEESMKFQCVSLSGSGPCQQHVNESTSTQVTCNIEPLHQDHEEYNQNNEDQTPPGIPSSSVPEAVEIEQSEMEIGLIPTAEASVLPVPDEQLNNKLDGNEDNHPNDLPAPRSEQSAYFQNNDLGSIDELRAKQQSFKVSSTVKGSYIATSAARPKPRDSMSQSAIALLRNIENTPAVKAGHPVKPNADGKDSSRRALQPISGRPREH from the exons ATGGATCTCGCGGGGATGAAGCGGCGGGAGCTCCAGGCGCTCTGCAAGCGGCACGGCCTCCCCGCCGGGGGCTCCAACGCCGACCTCGTCGCTCGTCTCGAAGCCGCGCTCTCG GGGACCGCTAGTGCGGAGGAAGAGGTGGCCGGAGTGCCGGCGAGGAAGGGGTGTCTGAAGCAAACAGACGGAGATGCTGCCGAGGCGAAGAAGGTTACTTTTGCGGCGGAGGAAGGGAAGGCAAGGAGACTGAGGTCTCGGGTCATCTGGTCGCCGATTGCTCCCAAGACAAGGGGAAAGTCTGCTCAAGCCCGTACTGactctgctgttgctgctgctgaagATAGTATTTCTGCAGAGGTGGCCGCAGATGTCCCGGTGAGGCGGTCCAGGAGGAATTCAGTGTGTGCTGCTGAGGCTGAGGAAGCAGGAGAGGCTGTTGCTGTTGATAGGAAGCGCAAGCGCAAGAACCAGGAGAATGATGAGAGTGTCGCTATCAGTGCTCAGGTTGGGGTTTTGTCTAGAGTGACGAGAAGGTCAAGTTTGGTGGGGGTTGGTGTTGTGTTGCCTCCTGTTGttgagaagaagagagggaggggaaaAGCAGCTGGTGGTAGTAATAAACTTGTTGCTAAGGTTCAAGACAGTGAGCCTGATGTGCAGAATTCGGCTCAGGTGGACGTATCAGCTAGGATTACAAGATCTCGCGCAACAGCACCTGTTGTAATCTCACCCACTGTCGTTGAGaacaagaggaggaggaagaccgGAGATGCACGAACAAATTTAGAGCTGCCTACAGTCTCAGATGTGCCTAGAAATGATACTCCTGTCACCAGGTCTTTGAGGAGCAGAGTTGTCCAGGTTAACAACAGTATGGTGGACGAAACTCACACTGCCAGGCAGCTGGAAAACAAGACGCAACCCAGTAGGCCACCTACTCGTAGGCATCAACAGGTTTCATCTTCTGTGGAGGACAAAAATCAAGAACAAACTGCTGCTCCCAATAAGGCTCCCATATTGAGGCGATCAGGGAGAAATCATTCTGAAGATGCTGAGAAGCAGCCAGAAGTTAAAGATCCGGTTAAGCGATCAACACGTAAATCTGTTGTCCCAGCTACACTTGAGAAAGAGGAGAATGATCTAATTGAAGAAAAGAACCCTGAAGCACATGTTAGGAGATCAATGATGAAATCAATTGTGCCGGTTAAAGATATCAAAGGTATTGGTGAAAAGATTCAAAATGCTAACAGTGAAGATGCGGTGAAGCAAGCAGCAACTAAAGGGCCTGTTAGGGGATCGAGACGTAAATCCGTTGTCTCAGAATTGCATAAGAAAGAGAAGGGTCTCGTTGCAGAAAAGAATACGGAAGCACATGAAGGGAGATCAATGCGGAAACCTGTAGTGCCAGTTAAAGATATTAAAGCTGTTGTTGAAGAAATTAAAAATGCTAAGGGCAAAGATGTGGAGAAGCAATTTGTTGTGAAGCAATCTACTATGCGCTCATCACGCAAATCTGTTCTGCCTGATATACTTGAGAACAATAGTGGACTTCTAGCAGCAGAAATGAATGCTGAGATGAATGTTAGGAGATCAACACGGAAGTCTGTTCTTCCTAATATGCTTAATGAGGAGAACCAAGATCAGAATAAAATTGCCAGAAATGAGCACTTTCAAAGTGGTAAATGTCAAGATGATGAGAGGCAACAGAAAGTAAAGGAACCTATTAGGCGATCAAGGCGGTCTGTGGTTGCAGTGCCGTTTGAGGAACAAAATAATGGTCTTTATgaggaaaaaatatcaaaaattcCTATGAGGAGATCAACAGGTAAATCTGTTGCTCTTAATGAAGTTGAAAAAGTGAGCATGGATGACACTGAAATAGTTGCACGGGAACCAGAAAGAGTTGGTGAAGAGGGCTTGAAATTGAGGAAGCACAAAAGGTCTTCGCTGGAAATATCCTCTTCAGCTAATGATTCCAGGAAGATGGAGGATTTTGATGGACAGAAATTCAGGAAGCAGCAGAATGCACAAATCCCAAATGAAAAAGGTAACACAGGGGGAACACTGCAGGCATCAAATTCCACAACTTTAAAGGGAAGGTCTTCAAAGAGGATACGGACAACTGCTTCAGAAGAAGTGAGGTCTGTCAAGGAGGCAAGTGATGACATAATTATCAGGGAAGCAACAAAGGATGCACACAAAGCTACTCATGAGAATAAGGAGTCTGGTAGCAGAGTTCAAGAATTTGGTCAGGTTAATGCCACAAGAGAAGAGCACTCTTCAGGACCATTGCTTGTAACAGTGACACCCACTGAAGAAATTTCCACAGCGCAGAGTGTACGTGTGGTGATACCTGGGTCAGAATCTGGTGACAATGCAAATGAAAGTTCAGATAAGAGTAAGCAGGAACATTCTGACATTCAGGCTGTTGATAGCCATTTATCTGAAACAAGTGGGGAATTAGACCAATCATCTTGCATCGCTGGACTAGTTCTACACAATTTTGATGTCTCAGAGGACAAATCATTGATGAGCAAAGGTGAGGTTAACATGGGTGCTAATGACATGCTAG ATGGTTTATCAATTGATTTCACTGTTGGAGATCGTGAAGTGCAAAGCCCTGTATCCGGAGAAGGGAGAGTTGGTTTGGAAGCAAATGCCAGCGAGCCTGGGCAACAGAACCTTGCTAACGTCATGTCCACTGGTCTCCACGCCAAAAGTCTGCAACATGATACTGACATAATAGCTGAAAAGACTGATAAAG ATGTTTTGCCTATGGCTTTCCCTATTGAAGAGCATGGAGAAAAATATGCAGTGAGCCCTGTAGCTTTTGAAAAGAGCGTCGATTCGGAAGCAAGTGCATGTGAATCTGCAGGAAAACCTCTAACTGGCATCTTTTGTAATGATCTCCACACCAAACATCTGCAACATGATTCTGATGTGCTAACTAAAGAGACTGGTGAAG CTTCTGGAGCTGCCCTACCAATATCAGAATCAGATACTAATCCAGAAATTCAATGTAATGCTGAAGAAAGCATTCGAGCTGCTGATCTTGGGAAATGTCCCAGCAGGGTCAGCAAAGGGAGCCCTTATTCGACAAGTCTGCCCTTGGAAAGTGCTGATGATGATTGTATTCTTCCAGTACTGAATGGTGATAAGGGATGTTCATCAGATGGAAGACCTTCGTCATTTGGTCTTGAGTTTCTGTTTGCAGAAGCGTGCGAACAAAGCTATTCCAAAAATATAGAAAATACTGTTGGAGATTGTGAAGAGCGAAGCCCTATATCCGGAGAAGGGAGAGTTGGTTTGGAAGCAAATGCAAGCGAGTCTGGGGAAAAGAACATTGCTGATATCATGTCCACTGGTCTCTACGCCAAAAGTCTGCAACATGATACTGACATAATAGGTGAAGAGACTGATAAAG ATGTTTTGCCTATGGCTTTCCCTATTGAAGAGCATGGAGAAAAATATGCTGTGAGCCCTGTAGCTGTTGAAAAGAGCGTCGGTTCGGAAGCAAGTGCATGTGAATCTGCAGGAAAACCTCTAACTGGCATCTTTTGTAACGATCTCCACACCAAACATCTGCAACATGATTCTGATGTGCTGACTAAAGAGACTGGTGAAG CTTCTGGAGCTGCCCCACCAATATCAGAATCAGACACTAATCCAGAAAATCAATGTAATGCTGAAGAAAGCATTCGAGCTGCTGATCTGGGGAAATGCCTCAGCAGGGTCAGCAATGGGAACCCTTATTCGACAAGTCTGCAATTGGAAGGTGCTGCTGATGATTGTATTCTTCCAGTACTGAATGCTGATAAGGGATGTTCATCAGATGGACGACCTTCGTCATTTGGTCTTGAGCTTCTGTTTGTAGAAGCGTGCAAAGAAAGCTATTCCAAAAATATAGAAAATACTGTTGGAGATTGTGAAGAGAGAAGCCCTATATCCGGAGAAGGGCGAGTTGGCTTGGAAGCAAATGCAAGCAAGTCTGGGGAAAAGAACATTGCTGATATCATGTCCACTGGTCTCTACGCCAAAAGTCTGCAACATGATACTGACATAATAGCTGAAGAGACTGGTAAAG TTGCTGAAGAAAGCATTCGAGCTGCTGATCTGGGGAAATGTCCCAGCAGGTGCAGCATAGGGAACCCTCTTTCGACAAGTCTGCACTTGGAAGGTGCTGCTGACGATACTAGTCTTCCAGTAGTGAATGCTGATAAGGGATGTTCATCAGATGGAAGACCTTCgtcatttgatcttgagttaatgtTTGCAGAGGAGTGCAAAGAAAGCTATTCCAGAAATGCAGAAAACAGTGCTGTAGAAATTGATGGTGGAAACAAACCTAGCACCCCTGTGATACCTGGTTTCTATGTGCAATCTGATTGTCTGGAAGATGAGGATGTGCAACCTACTGAATGTGATGCTGAcaagaaacttgatgatgatgaaggtgtCGTAGAAG CAGAAGCTCAAGAGAAAAGTAATGATCAGCATGTTCCTGCCAAGACTGACCTAAACATGAAGTTAAACGATGAACTTGCTGGTCCTGGTACGGAATCAAGTTGTAGCATTACTGAAAAGAACGCAGGGCTTGTTGCAGATAATCTTGATGAACAAGCTATAATTCTGGTCCAACATGGTGATGTGCAAGAAG GTGACCTCAAGAAACCTTCACCATGTTCAACAACACCAGAGTGTAAACATAAATGTGGTTTGCCTGAGGAAACAGTATTGCCCCCAAAGAACACGGGATCTCTATCAAGTGCAGAACAATCACCATTTGGCCTGGAGTCTTTGTTCTCACAGGAAAACATAGATGAATCTATGAGATTTGCGACAGCTCATACTAAAAATGGATTAGATGATTCAAAAGATTGCCATGTCAAGTCTGCACTCGAAAATACTCTTGTGTCAGAACCTTTTTCACACCATGAAGGTATTTCCAAAAATGATGATCGTATGCATACATCTCAGAAAGATTATATAATGGCAGGTATAGACATCACATTTGATGGTGGAAACACTGCTGTAGAAATTGATGGTGGAAACAAACCTAGCACCCCTGTAACACCTGGTTTCTATGTGCGATCTGATTGTCTGGAAGATGATGTGCAACCTACTGAATGTGATGCTGACAAGAAACTTGATGTTGATGAGGGTGTCGCAGAAG AAGTTTTAGCTCAGGAGAAAAGTAATGATCAGCATATTCCTGCCAAGACTGACCTAAACATGAAGTTAAACGATGAACTTGCTAGTCCTGGTACAGAATCAGGTTGTAGCATTACTGAAAAGAACGGAAGGCTTGTTGCAGATATTCTTAATCAACAGGCTATAATTCAGGTGCAACAGGGCGATTGGCAAGAAG GTGACCTCGAGAAACCTTCACTATGTTCAGCAAAACCAGAGTGTAAGCATGAGTGTGATTTGCCTGAGGAAACAGTATTGCCCTCAAGGAACACGGGACCTCTACCAAGTGCAGGACAATCACCATTTGGCCTGGAGTCTTTGTTCTCACAGGAAAGCATAGATAAATCTGTGGGGTATGGTGCACTTGCTTCTGCAACAGCTCATACTGAAAATGGATTTGATGATTCAAAAGGTTGCCATGTGAAATCTGCACTCGAAAATACTCATGTGTCAGAACCTTTTTCACACGATGATATTTCCAAAAATGATGATTGTATGGGAACATCCCAGCAAGATATTGGAATGGAAG GATTACCAGAGGCTAACCTTGATGAAGAACGGGTCCTGTCAGTCTTTTCATTGGATGCAAAGCACATAAAGGA GGTCATTAATTTCGAGGAAGTGGCTTGTGAGGGTGAAGGAAGTAAGAAGTTTGTCCATTCTGAAGAGCTTAAAGCTTCATATGAGAAAACAAATGTCAATGGGCCAG ATGGCAATGCACATGGTATTACTGATGCTGTACTGAGCAGTGCACTGCACACTCCTGACAGTGACAACTATGAGATATGTTTGGGTTCCAATACTGACGTGCTGCATCAGGGTCATAATGATCAATGCAGTGATGACACAGAAGATATTATTGAGGATGCCTCTGCCAAGTACATAGAAAGGGGAATTGTACTACTCTCAGGTAAAGGAAGATCAAATTTAAAAGATGGGGAACTTAACACCAAGTTGGAGGGAGCAAAAGTTGTGGAATCTGGTCTTTACTTCAATAAGGATATTGGTAACATTTTAGATAGTGGATCTGTTGCTGGTGAAATAGCTCCATCTGGTTCTGGTTTATCAAAAGATTCGTCCGAGTATAGACAGGAGGTTTTAGATGGCTTCTCAATGCAAACATCTCTTGATGGGTCCTCTATGTGtggggagaaaattggttgtagAGTAG ATGCAATTGAGAATGAAGGTGCTTTGTCTGAGGAAGCTACGTGCACAATGAAGAATTATGCTGGAACATGCTCATCAAATCCCAGAGAATTACTCATGGAGCTGCAGTCCCTGTTCTCGAAGGGAAACACGAAAGAATCTGATCCTCATGACTGCCTTGCATTCCCAAGTGCTGAAAATTCTGGAGATGAATCAATCAATGTTGAACAACGGGTTAAAGTACACCATAGCTCTGATCTGTCTCACTTGGATGAACTGATTGGGTGTTCCAATACTGAAATGCTGCGTCAGGGTCACAATCATAAAGATCGATCCAATGTGGATAGGGTAGAGCAAGTTGCTTCTGAGCCCTGCACAAATGATATTGTTGAGGCTGCTGCTACTGCCAAGTGCATAGAAAGCGGGCAGGTGCTGCCCCCATCTGAAGAGAGGTCTAATTTGAATGATGGGCAGCTTAACCCCAAGCTGGAAAGCCCAAACATTATAGTATCTGGCCTTAACTGTGATAAAGATGTTTGTAATACTTCAGACAATGGATCTATTGTGGCCATTGTTGGTGAAAGAACTCCATCTGGTTCTGGTTTACCAGAAGATTATCCTAAGGATCATTACCCACGACAAGAGCTTTTAGATGGCTTCTCAGTGGAATCATCTCTTCAAGGCACTATATTTGGGAAGACAATTGTTTCTGGTGTAGCAG GAATTGGGAATCCTTCATCAAGTTTAGCAACTCCTGATTATAAATATGAAGGTGCTTTGTCTGAGGAAGCAGTGTGCAGAATGAAGAATTATACTGGAACTAGCTCGGTAGATCCCAGACACTTAGTCATGGACCTGCAGTCTCTTTTCTCGGAGGGAAGTACTGAAAAGTCTGATCTGCAAGATAATCTTGCATTTCCAGGTGCTGAGAGCGGAAGGGATGAACGTATTATTTGCCATGTCGAGAGACTAGTTGACACACATGTTTCTTCTGAACCTGATACATACCAAGGTCCTTGTCGAGATCTCAGCAGACATGAAGAAAAAGAGAGTTGCGTGTCTGTTCCCATGCAAGTCAAAGAAAGTGGAG GGTTCTTGAGGTCTAGCCACATGAAAGGTTCACTTACATCAGTCCAGATTGATTTGGCTGATGATGCCCATCTTATTGAAAG GGATATTGTTGCCGCCGTGGAAGTGCTTTGTGAGGAGAAAGTGGAAAGAAAGTCTATGCCTACTTCAGATAGTGATATCCTCCAAGAAAAATCATACTCCAATGGAcatg GAATTTGTCAATCTCGCAGCCAGAAGCATTTAATTGAAGCAAACTCCAGGCTATTTAGTTGTGGTACCGAAGTGGTCCATCAAGATCATAAAGAGTGCAACGAACCTAATGAAGGCAAATTCAGTCCAAAAGCCCTTGTTGAAAACATGACTGAAGATGCACCAATTGAAGGAATAGGAAGTTCAATGATGGTGCCCTTGATTTCTGGAATGTCAGAAATACCTGATGAGCAGCTTAGCACTAAGATGAGTGATGAAATTGAGGAACTCAGCTTTAGCTGTGATAAAGACACAATTGAAAATTTCTGTACTGGGCCAGCAAAAAGGGATCTGTACCCATTGCCCAAAGACTTCCATATAGACTCTTGCCAGAAACAGGAGGTCCCAGAAGTCCTTTCTTCACCTAAATCTGCTGAAGAATCCATGAAATTTCAGTGTGTGAGTCTTTCAGGATCAG GGCCTTGCCAGCAGCATGTGAATGAAAGCACCAGTACGCAAGTGACTTGTAATATTGAACCGCTCCATCAGGATCATGAGGAATACAATCAAAATAATGAAGACCAAACCCCTCCTGGTATCCCGTCTAGCAGTGTGCCTGAAGCTGTAGAGATTGAACAGTCAGAAATGGAAATAGGTCTGATCCCTACTGCAGAAGCATCAGTGTTGCCAGTTCCAGATGAGCAGCTTAACAATAAGCTGGATGGCAATGAAGATAATCACCCAAATGATCTTCCTGCTCCAAGATCTGAACAATCTGCATATTTTCAGAACAATGACTTGGGTTCAATAG ATGAACTCCGTGCTAAGCAGCAGAGTTTCAAAGTTTCCAGCACCGTAAAAGGAAGCTACATCGCTACGAGCGCCGCTCGTCCGAAGCCTAGGGACAGCATGAGTCAATCAGCAATCGCGCTGCTCAGGAACATAGAGAACACACCTGCTGTTAAAGCTGGCCATCCTGTCAAGCCGAATGCTGATGGTAAGGACTCATCAAGGCGAGCGCTGCAGCCCATCAGCGGAAGACCAAGGGAGCACTGA